The following nucleotide sequence is from Burkholderia gladioli.
TCGCCGAGGCTGTGACCTGCGACGAAGGCAGGCGGCACCGCCTCCTGCTCGCTCGCATCGAGATACGACAGCGCGTTGACCACGTACAGCGCCGGTTGCGTGTAGAGCGTCTGATCGAGCTGGCCGTTCGGATCCTCAAGGCACAGCGAGGCAATCGAGTAACCGAGGATGCGATCGGCACTGGCTACCCGCTCCGGGTACTTCTCGAACAGTGCCGCGCCCATGCCCTTTTTCTGCGCGCCCTGACCAGGAAAAACGAATGCGTACATGTTCTTTGGATCTCCAACGGTGGTGGCCCGGGCGTCGGAACGCGGCGCGAGCGCGTGCAGGCCGTCCAGCTCGCCGGCGAACGGCGACAGAAGGGCGCGGATTGAATGGGGATGCCCGGCGGGCAACAGGCGTTTGAGCAAGCCCGACAGCGTCGCGCCGGGCCCGACGTCGATGAACTCGACGCCGCCCGGTTCGGCGCTCAGCAAGGCGGCCACCGCCTCGCGGAACAGGATTGGACGGCGGCCGATCTGCCAGAAATAGTCCTTGTCCGGCGCGGCGGTGAGCTGGTCGCCGAGCAGGCACGAGATCAGCGGAATGCGCGGCGCGGCCAAGGTTTGTGGTGCGGTGTCGAGCAGCGCCGGCAGGCACGGATCCATTGCCGACGAGTGGAAGCCGTGCGAGATCGGCAGCATCAGGCAGACCACCTGCTGCGCCTGCAGGTGCGCATGCACGCGCTTCAGTGCCTCGCGCTCGCCCGACAGCACGAAGTGCTGATCATGGTTCACGCCGGCCAGCGCGCTGTTGCGATGAAGCACCGGGTCGCGCTCATAGCGTGCGGGGTCGTCGAGCACCGCGAGCATCGCGCCCGGGCCGCAATGCTGCTCGGCGAGCTGCGCCTTGTGCAGCAGGATGCGCAGCACCTGCTCGGGCGACCCGACGCCCGCCAGGGCGGCAGCGACGTATTCGCCGAGGCTGGTGCCGAGCAGGTAGTCGGGCTCGATGCCACGTGCGAGCAGGGTCTGCGCAAGCGAGTACTGCAGCATGAACAACGCGGGATGCGTGTGCAGCGTTCGATCGAACGGCGTGGTGCGCTTGACGTTTTCGCCGTAGAGAACGGCCAGGAGCGAGAATCCGGCCGCCTCGCCGACCACTGCGTCGAGCGCTTCCATCGAGCGGCGGAAAACAGGCTCCGCCGCATGGAGATCGATCCCCATGTGGTAGTACTGCGAGCCCTGGCCAGACATCAGAAACACGGTCTTTCGCTGCATGATCGGACCTGACGAACGAGTGACACGCATCCACCGCGCGGCTGCAGACACAATGCGCCGTGCGGAGGTGCCGGATTACCGATAAGTGAGGAAGCGCCCGTCCGACGTATCGAGATGGGCAATGCAATTCAGGTAGCCAAGCTTGAAGTGCCCGTCGTCGTCGACCATCAGACGCGTGAGCCCAGCGTTTTGGAGGCTCCAGGTCAAATCGAAGATGCGCTCGTCGGGAATGCCGAGCAAGCGCTGGCAGATCGCGCCGATCACGCCGCCCGACGTGAATACCATCACGGGCTGCGTCGCGCCGTGGCGCGCCGGCAGGCCCCTGAGGGTGGCCCAGCATCGATCGGCGAATGCCGACCATGATTGCGTGTACTCGCCGTCGAACTTCCCTGACACCCAGCGGGCCGCCGCGTCGGCGAACATCCGCTGAAACGCGCGCGGCGGATCGTCCTGCTGCGCGACGTGGGCCGACAAGGCCCGCAGATCCTGGAATTGCGGCGTGGCCTGCAACAGGATCTCGGTGTGATCGTATTCATCGAAGCCGGCATCGACCCCGTACTCCGTCTCGAGCACCGGGCCCCATGCTTCGGCGCACGCCAGCGCGCTTTGCAGATGACGTCGATGGCTGCCGCCCACGAGCACCGGCCGTTGCGGTTGCAACGAGTTCAGCCGCTCGCCGAGCAGCGTGCACTGACGGGTGCCGACATCCGTCAGGCGATCGTAATCGTCGGAGCCGAAAGAGGCTTGTCCATGTCTTGCCAGATAAAGACTTTGCATGCATTCGATCCGACTATCAAATGGAATACTTCGTTAATTGATGAATCGCATTATAGGTCAAACAATTAATTCAATTCAACATAACACAAAGGCAACTAAATGAAATCAATTTGACTTTCAATTTAATATTATTTTGTCGATGTGGAACCGTTTCCCCGATCCATCCCTTCCAAACAGCACCACAGTCATACTGCGACGCACGATAAGCCAAGCCAAGCAAGGACAAGGGAATTGTCAAGCGATGGGTCGGTCTCGCTGCATCGCAACCGCGGGCGCCCATCGGACGATTTTCTCAAGAATAATCAAACGAAGCGATATCAAAATCATGGCAGGGACGAATCGATAAAATTATGAAAATTCTATTTTCTATTGAAAGTATTTTCATGTTTTTGAAAGAATTTCGAGTCATTTTTTTACGACAGAATTTCGAAATCTGATATTCGATGCCGCGCATTATTTCGAAATTGAGCCTGAGCCAGGAAATGGTCCGGCTCGAACGTAGAGGAATTCGGCAGGATGTGTCCGACTGGACAGGAAGGCCATGCCACGAAGACGTGGACAGCCCAAAACACGCCAGACAACCCCGAGCCTCACGCCGCGTCGCGGCTACGCGGCGAGAACTGGCCGACGAACGGCCGCCAGGCCGTGGAAACCTCTCGATCTGGTTGCGCCCGATCCAGCGCACGGCGGGCTGTGGATCCGCCAGGAACTGCTTCAGGTATTCCGCCGCGTCGAGCGTGTTCAGCGAGGACAGGGGTTTGCGCTTCGCGACGATCGTCCACGGCAGCCACGGCTCGGCCTCGCGGCGGTACGTGCGGCGTGTGGCTTCGCAGCGCGCGCATCGGATCTCGATCCAGGCGCGCCTCGCCTGCAGGCGAGAGCGACGGCGTCAGCATCGAGCGCACGTACAGGTGCGCGAGCGCCTCGGTCGACGCCTAGAACGACGGATCGAGTTCCTCGATCACGTGATAGGTGTTGATATGTCGCGCTCGTGAAGGATGCATCGATATTTATCGTGGTCGTAACCACGGTCGGCGTAGACGCGGCCAGGACGGCTCAGCGGCCGTCCAAGCACGCCGCCGATCGGCCCGATGACCTCGATCAGCGGAACCAGTTGGGTGACGTCGTTGCGATTGGCGCCGGTCAGGATTGCCGCGACCGGCGTTCCGTCGGCGTCGGTTGCGATGTGGTGCCTCGAACCGGGGCGCGCTCGATCGGTGGGGTTCGGGCCAGTTTTTCGCCCGCCCCAAGAATCGACGATGAGTCGACGACCACGCGGCAGAAGTCGATCTTCCCGGCCGCTCGCAGTTTCGCCAGCAGCACGGCGTGCAGTCGATCCCACACGCCGGCTTGCTGCCAATCGCGCAGCCTGCGCCAACAACTTACGCCTGAGCCACATCCCATTTCGGACGGTAAATCGCGCCAACGAATGTCCGTCTTCAGCACAAATAGGATGCCCGTCAAGGCCGCACGGTCCGCTATTGGCTTGCGACCGGGATACTTGACGCGGCGCGGCTGTGACGGAGGTAGCAGTGGTTCGATCAGTGCCCAAAGTTCGTCATCAATGATTGGCTTACCCATCTCCTTGGCCCGTCTGTCACGACGGCCACGGTTAACAGGATGCTGAAAAAGTTAACAGCCCTTGGGCTCTTTTTGAAACCATATCTTAGTGGAACCCCCGCGAGCGTATATCATCGCGGCAACGCTTTCATCCGCCTTCCTTCGATTCCCATCCCTCCCGCACGATGAACACGTCCAACGACACTCCCGCCCCGCGCACCCTGCGTGCGCTCACCGCCCTCGAAGCCCGCATCGTCGGCGTGCTGATCGAGAAGCAGCACACCGTGCCCGATACCTACCCGCTCTCGCTGAACGCGCTGACGGCCGGCTGCAACCAGAAGACCGCGCGCGTGCCCGTGATGAACGCGAGCGAGGCCGAGGTGCTCAGCGCGATC
It contains:
- a CDS encoding histidine phosphatase family protein, producing the protein MQSLYLARHGQASFGSDDYDRLTDVGTRQCTLLGERLNSLQPQRPVLVGGSHRRHLQSALACAEAWGPVLETEYGVDAGFDEYDHTEILLQATPQFQDLRALSAHVAQQDDPPRAFQRMFADAAARWVSGKFDGEYTQSWSAFADRCWATLRGLPARHGATQPVMVFTSGGVIGAICQRLLGIPDERIFDLTWSLQNAGLTRLMVDDDGHFKLGYLNCIAHLDTSDGRFLTYR